A genomic segment from Aspergillus chevalieri M1 DNA, chromosome 7, nearly complete sequence encodes:
- a CDS encoding bZIP transcription factor (COG:S;~EggNog:ENOG410Q2D4), with protein sequence MFQAQALSTPKAPSNMRGRTCQFPTSISEQQTQQRRKQIREAQRAYRSRQQSHLESLKTRVAQLEDVVAQVGQVMGIFHDAVVKQDVLLPQSKLMQTVILLQEEVGEHLKRAEKATSPAVRGCEFQGKINRVLSEACQFTHGPANESPPELPLTSDFWRLFFNSTNSILPPIQTTTSSHDDNATYPPLTPANQTIPYTTTPFTQKLYHACAKSGHRYLTNPTVTDAHMWPEFGLMLEHLPRQEVISYFERVLSTSPCNPVLDDRFPFISLGNAGVRFSSGMHNLLPFQGTNGVRVIPSEEEWFDVKDVEKYLFEKGIQLVGCYDPASYTGESSLIVPGQVLMSNMIASLDEATLIDGLSHLCICMGCVAGFRRRDVESFIWQNVQWTLD encoded by the exons ATGTTTCAAGCACAGGCTCTTAGTACTCCAAAAGCACCTTCAAACATGCGAGGCCGGACCTGCCAGTTCCCAACAAGCATTTCCGAG CAACAAACACAACAACGGCGGAAACAAATCCGAGAAGCGCAGAGGGCATATCGGTCTCGCCAACAATCGCATCTTGAGTCGCTGAAAACGCGCGTCGCCCAGCTAGAGGATGTGGTGGCGCAAGTTGGCCAGGTTATGGGCATCTTTCATGATGCTGTTGTTAAGCAGGATGTGTTGCTGCCACAGTCTAAATTGATGCAGACTGTTATACTGCTTCAGGAAGAGGTTGGGGAGCATTTGAAGAGAGCTGAAAAAGCTACTTCCCCTGCTGTCCGTGGTTGTGAGTTCCAGGGGAAGATTAACAGAGTCCTTTCAGAGGCATGCCAATTCACACATGGCCCTGCTAATGAAAGCCCTCCTGAATTACCATTAACATCAGACTTCTGGCGCCTATTTTTCAACTCGACAAACTCCATCCTCCCACCAATCCAGACCACAACCTCAAGTCATGATGACAACGCGACATATCCACCCCTCACCCCAGCCAACCAAACAATCCCATACACAACAACACCTTTCACCCAGAAACTCTACCATGCATGTGCGAAAAGTGGCCATCGATACCTCACTAATCCCACTGTAACAGACGCGCATATGTGGCCCGAATTCGGACTCATGTTAGAACACCTTCCGCGGCAAGAAGTCATCTCTTACTTTGAGCGGGTGCTTAGCACGAGTCCCTGTAATCCGGTTCTGGATGATCGATTCCCGTTTATTAGTCTTGGAAATGCAGGGGTGCGCTTTTCTTCTGGGATGCACAATTTACTTCCCTTCCAGGGAACTAATGGGGTGCGGGTCATTCCGAGCGAGGAGGAATGGTTCGATGTGAAAGATGTTGAGAAATATCTGTTTGAGAAAGGCATTCAACTCGTTGGATGCTATGATCCCGCTTCATATACTGGCGAGTCTAGTCTGATTGTGCCTGGACAAGTACTTATGAGTAACATGATCGCATCTCTCGATGAGGCGACTCTTATCGACG GACTAAGCCATCTCTGTATTTGTATGGGGTGCGTCGCTGGATTCCGGCGCCGCGATGTAGAAAGCTTTATATGGCAGAATGTACAGTGGACTTTGGATTGA
- a CDS encoding FAD-dependent oxidoreductase (COG:C;~EggNog:ENOG410QE0F;~InterPro:IPR036188,IPR002938;~PFAM:PF01494;~TransMembrane:4 (o6-24i451-472o530-549i558-574o);~go_function: GO:0071949 - FAD binding [Evidence IEA]), with the protein MTPKPLKVIIAGGSIAGLSLALMLERNGIDFVVLEAYPTIAPQAGASIGVLPNGLRILDQLGCCNEVVDMAEYPVEKVLFRDSAGQTFWSLDDFGREMVDCHGYPVVFLDRRMLIQILYDKIEDKSKVLTSEKVATVKNTASHVTVTTQAGNSYTGDIVVGADGIHSTVRKQMWQEAQQTDPTCIDPSEEKALPATYACVFGISKGVPGIEKGTLSSVFNEHTSYLIPSGPGDRTYWFLVRNLGKTMYGSDIPRFTKREEEALVKEHWDDYVTPTVRFSDIYEHKISSVYTSLPEYVYKKWYFQRIMTIGDASHKFEPITGQGGNNAIETAASLTNHLISALNANASQPLSTEEISSVFGKVQQQRHDRVWDLVKASHARQRFECMETPTLKFVAKYVFPLIPKQAIRDQWIQTYCPAVSLNMLPQPNRPRKIPYHDELLRAPVSRGPLQFMVYVAYISLAWLAFQLLFVAMEGNGTRDLIRDVVIRPMMTEKEVPLRQDYTGFQGIDRIMQVLVAMFFSTVTSPSPQQIVQILYFLTAVLPLITIFTVEGFRLKNKWTLLALYVPITVSLLTAEN; encoded by the exons ATGACGCCAAAGCCCTTAAAAGTCATTATCGCCGGCGGCAGCATAGCCGGCCTCTCCTTAGCCCTGATGCTAGAAAGGAATGGCATCGACTTCGTCGTCCTCGAAGCCTACCCGACTATCGCGCCTCAAGCGGGGGCCAGCATTGGCGTTCTGCCCAATGGCCTGCGCATACTCGATCAACTGGGGTGCTGCAATGAAGTGGTTGATATGGCTGAGTATCCTGTGGAAAAGGTGCTCTTTCGAGATTCGGCTGGGCAAACGTTTTGGTCTTTGGACGATTTTGGGAGGgagatggttgattg TCATGGGTATCCTGTTGTATTTCTCGATCGCCGGATGTTGATCCAGATACTGTACGACAAGATCGAAGACAAGTCCAAGGTTCTCACTTCGGAAAAGGTCGCTACTGTCAAGAATACCGCATCGCATGTCACTGTCACTACGCAGGCGGGCAACTCTTATACGGGTGATATCGTCGTTGGAGCAGACGGGATTCACTCAACAGTCCGGAAGCAAATGTGGCAGGAAGCTCAACAGACCGACCCAACATGCATAGATCCATCAGAGGAGAAAG CCCTCCCGGCAACATACGCATGTGTATTTGGTATATCCAAAGGCGTGCCCGGAATCGAGAAGGGGACACTCAGTTCCGTGTTCAACGAACACACTTCATATCTCATTCCCAGTGGCCCTGGTGACAGGACGTACTGGTTCTTAGTGAGAAATCTGGGTAAGACCATGTATGGATCGGATATCCCCCGGTTCACGAAGCGAGAGGAAGAAGCCCTGGTAAAAGAGCACTGGGATGACTACGTTACGCCGACAGTGCGGTTCTCTGATATTTACGAGCATAAGATTAGCTCGGTGTATACGAGTCTTCCCGAATATGTTTACAAAAAATGGTATTTTCAGCGGATCATGACGATTGGTGATGCCAGCCACAAG TTCGAGCCGATCACCGGACAAGGCGGCAACAACGCCATCGAAACAGCAGCCTCACTCACCAATCACCTTATATCAGCGCTGAATGCAAACGCCTCGCAGCCCCTATCAACAGAGGAAATCTCATCCGTCTTTGGAAAAGTGCAACAACAACGACATGACCGCGTCTGGGACCTAGTAAAAGCCTCCCATGCACGCCAGCGCTTTGAATGCATGGAGACACCGACGCTCAAGTTCGTCGCCAAATACGTATTCCCGCTTATCCCAAAGCAGGCCATAAGGGATCAATGGATACAAACGTACTGCCCGGCAGTTTCGTTGAATATGCTTCCTCAGCCCAACCGCCCGAGGAAGATCCCGTATCATGATGAACTGCTTAGAGCACCAGTATCTCGTGGACCATTGCAGTTTATGGTGTATGTGGCATACATAAGCCTCGCTTGGCTTGCATTTCAACTTTTGTTTGTTGCCATGGAGGGGAATGGTACTCGGGATCTGATTCGAGATGTTGTTATCCGACCTATGATGACGGAAAAGGAAGTTCCTCTCCGTCAGGACTATACCGGCTTTCAGGGGATTGATCGAATCATGCAGGTTTTGGTGGCTATGTTTTTCTCGACAGTGACCAGCCCATCTCCGCAGCAGATCGTGCAGATACTCTACTTCCTCACTGCGGTGCTCCCGTTGATTACTATCTTCACCGTCGAAGGCTTTCGACTCAAAAATAAGTGGACGCTTCTTGCTCTGTATGTCCCTATTACCGTCTCCTTATTGACTGCTGAGAACTGA
- the spt6 gene encoding chromatin-remodeling histone chaperone SPT6 (BUSCO:EOG09260492;~COG:K;~EggNog:ENOG410PFNW;~InterPro:IPR028231,IPR003029,IPR042066,IPR032706, IPR012340,IPR023319,IPR012337,IPR037027,IPR028088, IPR017072,IPR035019,IPR035018,IPR028083,IPR035420, IPR036860,IPR041692,IPR023323,IPR010994;~PFAM:PF14632,PF14633,PF17674,PF14635,PF14639, PF00017,PF14641;~go_function: GO:0003676 - nucleic acid binding [Evidence IEA];~go_function: GO:0003677 - DNA binding [Evidence IEA];~go_process: GO:0006139 - nucleobase-containing compound metabolic process [Evidence IEA];~go_process: GO:0032968 - positive regulation of transcription elongation from RNA polymerase II promoter [Evidence IEA]): MSANKFIEGEAMLDDDEENEQEPPDDYDEEVREGPAKPPRGYANDSSEEDEEEDDEEAARAVQEGFIVDEDEEIEDRAQRRQEKKKRRREEREREEEHLDEEDLELIGELNPAIQPPVASESKFKRLKRGHKERDRPRPSRGIDDMFNSDEEEEAGEYARPRRPMHDEMDDFIEEDVFSDDEQIQREREDDLEIARPKARVTGLGPSDMAGLDENALEDMRAAFGDGNEYAFALDLEDQEDEQEEHEERHLDLKDVFEPSQLAEKMLTEEDNHIRLADEPERHQLSRKPYTHVVLTDDQLREEAGWISNLMLLKKRIEPDLHEPFQRSVAKVLELLVTDDWEVPFIFQHRKDYMIHAAKVPTDGAMDGDGQYKIQAEKLLNMTDLWDIFDYDLKFRALVDKRNTIQKAYDNIQSLFDVKDHVIEEMLPIAVTMEELQDIQDYIHFQYATQLRDMNLANGDANGDVQRRKASGNSFFERIRNSRAYEFVRAFGITADAFAQNAMKQGHRQYTEDPAVRPDEMADGLLDSDFSNPSHVVKAAKAMFAEELALSPKVRKVIRQAYYMNGAVDCFRTEKGLRRIDEHHPYYEFKYLRNQQLIDIARRPELYLRMLKAEEEGLVEVKVRFENFEHFRQRLYPDIESDNYSELADAWNRTRRDVLDMALGKLERLINRSVKENIRQECENHVAKECREAFSQRLDQAPYKPKGMVLGTVPRVLALSTGTGIVGREPIHWAYIEEDGRVLENGKFSDLSIGDRDRAIPDGKDVEGFVDVVDRRRPDVIAVSGMSPEARKLYKLLAEVIDRKDLRGAPYTDDRDEEVSDRLEVVIVNDEVARLYQHSERAKRDHPGFAPLTHYCVALAKYLQSPLKEYASLGRDVVSIQFKPGQQLVAQELLTKQLETALVDMVNLVGVDLNEAVSDTATANLLPYVCGLGPRKAAHLLKIVNMNGGLVNNRVELLGVNAQYPAMGIKVWNNCASFLYIDYENADPDADPLDNTRVHPEDYDIARKMAADALELDEEDIKAETDENGPGAIVRKLFREEAQDRVNDLILEEYAEQLERNLNQRKRATLETIRAELQQPYEELRKPYVFLETDEIFTMFTGETADTLYEGMVVPISIKRITDDHIDGKLDSGIDALVPESEMTDRYDIPVRALYSMHQTVPAKILFLNRKHFTCNVSLREEQVSRPSGKPNDQINGEWDHSQEHKDRESLEEKTQDGGRAVRVIKHPMFRPFNSTQAVEYLGSQSRGDVVIRPSSKGPDHLAVTWKVSDGVYQHIDVLELDKENEFSVGRTLKVGGRYTYSDLDDLIFNHVKAMSKKVDEMMLNEKFQEGSKTETDTWLETYTKANPRRSAYAFCIDPKHPGYFYLCFKAGEKARLHSWPVKVIPQGYELQRNPYPDMRALCNGFKLLFTNMQAGTRR, translated from the exons ATGAGCGCAAACAAATTCATCGAGGGCGAGGCCAtgctggatgatgatgaggagaatGAGCAGGAGCCCCCCGATGATTATGACGAGGAAGTCCGGGAGGGTCCTGCGAAGCCGCCGAGAGGCTACGCAAATGATTCTAGTGaggaggacgaagaagaagacgacgaagaagctGCTCGCGCG GTCCAAGAAGGTTTCATtgtcgacgaagacgaagagatTGAAGACCGCGCCCAGCGCCGacaagagaagaagaaacgaCGGCGAGAAGAACGCGAGCGCGAAGAGGAACAtttggatgaggaagatcTGGAATTGATTGGAGAGCTTAACCCAGCTATACAACCCCCAGTCGCTTCAGAG TCCAAATTCAAGCGCTTAAAGCGTGGCCACAAAGAACGCGACCGTCCCCGACCGTCTCGTGGCATCGATGACATGTTCAACtcggatgaagaggaagaagcaggCGAATATGCTCGACCTCGACGACCAATGCACGATGAGATGGACGATTTCATTGAGGAGGATGTCTTCTCCGACGATGAACAAATACAGCGGGAGCGGGAGGATGATCTCGAAATTGCGCGCCCCAAAGCTCGCGTTACTGGCCTAGGCCCCTCTGACATGGCGGGATTGGACGAAAACGCGCTGGAAGACATGCGTGCCGCGTTCGGTGACGGCAACGAGTATGCTTTTGCCCTGGATTTGGAGGACCAAGAAGATGAGCAGGAGGAGCACGAAGAGAGGCATCTGGACCTGAAGGACGTCTTCGAACCGTCGCAGCTGGCCGAGAAGATGTTGACGGAGGAGGACAACCATATTCGTCTAGCTGATGAACCGGAACGCCACCAGCTCTCACGCAAACCTTATACACATGTTGTCTTGACAGATGACCAGCTCCGGGAAGAGGCAGGCTGGATATCGAACCTCATGCTTCTCAAGAAACGCATTGAGCCCGATTTGCATGAGCCATTCCAGCGTTCCGTGGCTAAAGTGCTGGAGCTCCTCGTTACAGATGATTGGGAAGTCCCGTTTATCTTCCAGCACCGGAAGGATTATATGATCCATGCAGCCAAAGTGCCCACGGACGGAGCAATGGATGGAGACGGACAATACAAGATCCAGGCTGAGAAGCTGCTCAACATGACAGATCTTTGGGACATTTTCGACTATGACCTCAAGTTCAGGGCGCTGGTAGACAAGCGGAACACCATCCAGAAAGCCTATGACAACATACAAAGCTTGTTCGACGTGAAGGATCATGTGATCGAAGAGATGCTCCCTATCGCCGTCACCATGGAGGAGCTGCAAGATATCCAGGACTACATCCACTTCCAATATGCAACGCAGCTGCGCGACATGAATTTGGCGAATGGTGACGCCAACGGCGATGTGCAGCGCCGTAAGGCCTCGGGCAATTCGTTCTTCGAGCGTATCCGCAACAGCAGAGCCTACGAGTTCGTGCGCGCCTTTGGAATTACAGCGGATGCTTTTGCACAAAACGCCATGAAGCAAGGCCATCGTCAATATACCGAGGACCCCGCTGTGCGGCCAGATGAGATGGCCGACGGGCTTTTGGACAGCGATTTCTCTAACCCTTCGCACGTAGTCAAGGCTGCCAAAGCCATGTTCGCAGAGGAGCTGGCGCTGAGCCCCAAGGTGCGCAAGGTGATCCGCCAAGCCTACTACATGAACGGCGCAGTCGACTGCTTCCGGACTGAAAAGGGTCTCCGGAGAATCGATGAACATCATCCCTACTACGAGTTTAAGTATCTACGGAACCAGCAACTTATCGACATCGCTCGTCGACCAGAGCTCTATCTTCGCATGTTGAAAGCCGAAGAGGAAGGCCTGGTGGAAGTCAAGGTGCGTTTCGAGAACTTTGAGCACTTCCGGCAACGGCTATACCCGGATATCGAGTCGGATAATTACAGTGAACTCGCCGATGCCTGGAACCGGACACGTCGGGATGTTCTGGACATGGCCCTGGGCAAGCTAGAGCGCTTGATCAACCGCAGTGTCAAGGAAAATATCCGTCAAGAATGTGAAAACCATGTGGCCAAGGAATGCCGGGAAGCATTCTCCCAGCGCCTGGATCAAGCTCCTTACAAGCCCAAGGGTATGGTTCTGGGAACCGTGCCTCGCGTGTTGGCTCTCTCGACGGGAACTGGCATTGTCGGTCGGGAGCCTATCCATTGGGCTTACATTGAAGAGGACGGGCGGGTGCTGGAGAATGGTAAATTCTCGGACTTATCGATCGGTGACCGGGATCGCGCAATTCCGGATGGCAAAGATGTGGAGGGCTTTGTGGATGTGGTGGATCGACGGCGACCCGACGTCATCGCAGTTTCCGGAATGTCTCCGGAGGCACGCAAGCTGTACAAGCTGTTGGCCGAAGTTATTGATCGGAAGGATCTTCGTGGGGCTCCATACACGGACGACCGCGACGAGGAGGTCAGTGACCGCCTGGAAGTGGTGATTGTCAATGACGAGGTTGCGCGGTTGTACCAGCATAGCGAGCGAGCCAAGAGAGATCATCCTGGTTTTGCTCCGTTGACGCATTACTGTGTTGCCCTCGCTAAGTACCTCCAGAGCCCGCTCAAGGAGTATGCATCGCTGGGTCGGGATGTCGTCTCGATTCAGTTTAAGCCTGGCCAGCAATTGGTTGCTCAGGAGTTACTGACGAAGCAACTGGAGACTGCGCTGGTGGATATGGTGAACCTGGTGGGTGTCGACCTCAACGAAGCAGTTTCCGATACGGCGACGGCCAATCTTTTACCCTACGTCTGTGGTCTTGGTCCTCGCAAAGCGGCCCACCTTCTCAAAATTGTGAACATGAACGGAGGCTTGGTCAACAACCGCGTGGAACTTCTGGGTGTCAACGCACAGTATCCCGCCATGGGTATCAAGGTGTGGAACAACTGTGCCAGCTTCCTGTACATTGACTACGAAAATGCGGACCCGGATGCGGATCCTCTGGACAACACCCGTGTGCACCCAGAAGACTACGATATTGCTCGCAAGATGGCAGCCGACGCCCTGGAATTGGACGAAGAAGACATTAAGGCGGAGACGGACGAGAATGGACCAGGAGCCATCGTGCGGAAATTGTTCCGTGAGGAAGCACAAGATCGTGTGAACGATCTGATTCTGGAGGAATACGCCGAGCAGCTGGAGCGGAACCTGAACCAGCGGAAGCGGGCGACCCTGGAGACGATTCGAGCCGAACTACAGCAACCTTATGAGGAACTGCGGAAACCGTATGTGTTCTTGGAAACGGATGAGATTTTCACCATGTTCACAGGCGAAACGGCCGACACGCTGTACGAGGGCATGGTGGTACCAATCTCCATCAAGCGGATTACAGACGACCACATTGATGGCAAACTGGACTCGGGCATCGATGCTCTGGTGCCTGAATCGGAGATGACGGACCGCTACGACATTCCCGTGCGAGCGCTTTACTCGATGCACCAGACGGTGCCGGCCAAGATCCTATTCCTGAACCGGAAGCATTTCACGTGTAATGTGTCTTTGCGTGAGGAGCAAGTTAGCCGACCGTCGGGCAAGCCGAACGACCAAATCAACGGCGAATGGGATCACTCGCAAGAACACAAGGATCGGGAGTCGTTAGAGGAGAAGACCCAAGATGGTGGCCGAGCGGTTCGCGTTATTAAACACCCGATGTTCCGGCCGTTCAACTCCACCCAGGCGGTGGAGTACCTGGGGTCGCAGAGCCGGGGTGATGTGGTGATCCGGCCGTCGTCCAAGGGACCGGACCACCTGGCAGTAACCTGGAAGGTCTCGGATGGTGTCTACCAGCACATTGACGTGCTGGAACTGGACAAGGAGAACGAGTTCTCTGTCGGTCGGACGTTGAAGGTAGGCGGTCGATACACGTATAGTGATCTGGACGACCTGATCTTCAACCACGTCAAGGCGATGTCGAAAAAGGTGGACGAGATGATGCTCAATGAGAAGTTCCAAGAAGGCAGCAAGACGGAAACCG ATACCTGGTTGGAGACGTACACCAAAGCAAATCCTCGGCGATCGGCATATGCCTTCTGCATTGATCCGAAGCATCCGGGATACTTCTATTTGTGCTTCAAAGCTGGTGAGAAGGCTCGGCTCCACAGCTGGCCGGTTAAAGTGATTCCCCAGGGTTATGAATTGCAGAGGAACCCGTATCCGGACATGCGGGCGTTGTGCAATGGGTTCAAGCTGCTATTTACCAACATGCAGGCTGGGACGAGGCGTTAA
- the ste7 gene encoding MAP kinase kinase Ste7 (COG:T;~EggNog:ENOG410PFNY;~InterPro:IPR017441,IPR008271,IPR000719,IPR011009;~PFAM:PF07714,PF00069;~go_function: GO:0004672 - protein kinase activity [Evidence IEA];~go_function: GO:0005524 - ATP binding [Evidence IEA];~go_process: GO:0006468 - protein phosphorylation [Evidence IEA]) codes for MADSFKPRTLKRKNVKGLALNAAPKPENPPDGDSQAPGAGGNSENRTDTLEIGLEFRLDLRSEDLVVLKELGAGNGGTVSKVMHASTKVVMARKIIRVDAKENVRKQILRELQVGHDCNSPSIVTFYGAFQNEARDIVLCMEYMDCGSLDRISKDFGPVRVDVLGKITESVLAGLVYLYETHRIMHRDIKPSNILVNSRGNIKLCDFGVATETVNSIADTFVGTSTYMAPERIQGGAYTVRSDVWSVGLTVMELAVGRFPFDSTDTAAGNRASAGPMGILDLLQQIVHEPAPKLPKSDAFPPILHEFVAKCLMKKSDERPTPRELYDRDAFLQAAKRTPVNLEEWAVSMMERHNRKSYLGPAAPRSLKDKEKEKEKEKEKEKEKEKEKEKEKENEKKKEEEKEKKESSRPAPPPKPVSSQLSRTPPSDEIPLKINDTSSRYNYAPSSSSSHSSRSNRSPLDHAPLVTRDDDPRVSRPTYSSHGSPTATLDVPARPQMASRSASSSNMRSQAALHNTTLPIRAAPAPNGSSTSAQSSSGGPWRRMRDMMGAAHGS; via the exons ATGGCCGATTCATTCAAACCCCGAACGCTGAAGCGCAAGAATGTCAAAGGCCTCGCCCTGAATGCCGCCCCCAAACCCGAAAACCCTCCCGATGGCGATTCTCAGGCCCCCGGTGCCGGTGGGAACTCAGAAAATCGGACGGATACCTTGGAGATTGGTCTGGAATTTCGTTTAGATCTCCGGAGTGAGGATCTAGTCGTGCTGAAGGAACTGGGTGCTGGTAATGGTGGAACAGTGTCCAAGGTCATGCACGCCTCGACCAAGGTCGTCATGGCTCGAAAG ATCATCCGTGTGGATGCCAAGGAGAATGTAAGGAAGCAGATCTTGCGGGAGCTGCAAGTCGGGCACGACTGCAACTCTCCCAGCATTGTCACTTTTTATGGGGCGTTCCAAAATGAAGCGAGGGATATTGTGCTGTGCATGGAGTACATGGATTGCGG TTCTCTCGATCGTATCTCCAAAGACTTTGGCCCAGTTCGCGTCGACGTGCTAGGGAAAATCACCGAATCGGTTCTGGCTGGCCTTGTGTACCTCTATGAAACCCACCGTATTATGCATCGTGATATTAAACCGTCCAACATCCTTGTCAATTCGCGAGGCAACATCAAGCTTTGCGACTTTGGTGTCGCAACGGAAACCGTCAATTCCATCGCAGATACCTTCGTTGGTACCTCGACTTACATGGCACCAGAGCGAATCCAAGGTGGCGCTTACACCGTGCGGTCCGACGTCTGGAGTGTAGGCTTGACAGTGATGGAGCTGGCCGTTGGTCGATTTCCCTTCGATTCAACGGATACGGCCGCAGGAAACCGTGCTAGTGCTGGGCCCATGGGTATTCTAGATCTTCTGCAACAGATTGTTCATGAACCAGCGCCCAAACTCCCTAAAAGCGATGCTTTCCCTCCTATTCTGCATGAGTTTGTCGCCAAATGTCTCATGAAGAAGTCAGATGAGCGACCAACGCCTCGGGAACTTTAT GACCGAGATGCCTTCCTACAAGCCGCCAAGCGAACTCCCGTCAATCTTGAAGAATGGGCCGTCAGCATGATGGAGCGACACAACCGGAAGTCATATCTGGGACCTGCGGCGCCAAGGTCCCTCAAGGataaagagaaggagaaggagaaggaaaaggaaaaggagaaggaaaaggaaaaggagaaggagaaggagaaggagaacgagaagaaaaaggaggaagaaaaggaaaagaaggagagcTCGCGCCCTGCGCCGCCGCCTAAGCCAGTTTCCAGCCAGCTTTCTCGCACTCCACCTTCTGACGAGATTCCGTTGAAAATAAACGACACATCTAGCCGATACAACTATGCTCCGTCCAGCTCTTCCTCCCACTCGTCTCGATCGAACCGGTCCCCGCTCGACCATGCACCTTTGGTGACGAGAGATGACGACCCTCGTGTCAGTCGTCCAACTTATAGCTCTCACGGTAGCCCAACAGCGACATTAGATGTCCCTGCCAGGCCGCAGATGGCGTCGCGATCTGCCAGTTCAAGTAACATGCGATCTCAGGCGGCGCTTCACAACACCACATTGCCTATCCGCGCCGCCCCGGCGCCTAACGGATCCTCTACATCGGCACAATCATCAAGTGGAGGGCCATGGCGACGAATGCGCGACATGATGGGGGCTGCGCATGGCAGTTGA